A genomic segment from Aquipuribacter hungaricus encodes:
- a CDS encoding PGPGW domain-containing protein produces MERTAPDVEEDPVLGDPATRPGRRSPRWWRHLRARTRAVRARVRRTTVGRVGWRIGVGVVGGLLLVVGVVAIPGPGQGWALVFLALAILSTEFRWANRARTALWVRLVRARRAYAAMSPARRALVVVGLVLLVAVCLAAAWWVSLLLAGIPGWVPSPAADLLDRVPGVD; encoded by the coding sequence GTGGAGCGCACGGCGCCGGACGTCGAGGAGGACCCCGTCCTGGGGGACCCCGCGACCCGGCCCGGGCGCCGCTCGCCGCGCTGGTGGCGCCACCTGAGGGCCCGCACCCGCGCCGTCCGCGCCCGGGTGCGACGCACCACCGTCGGGCGTGTGGGCTGGCGGATCGGCGTCGGCGTCGTCGGCGGGCTCCTGCTCGTCGTCGGCGTGGTCGCGATCCCCGGCCCCGGCCAGGGCTGGGCGCTGGTGTTCCTGGCGCTGGCGATCCTGTCCACGGAGTTCCGCTGGGCCAACCGGGCCAGGACGGCGCTGTGGGTGCGCCTGGTCAGGGCGCGCCGCGCCTACGCCGCGATGTCACCGGCCCGTCGCGCCCTCGTCGTGGTCGGCCTCGTCCTGCTCGTGGCGGTGTGCCTCGCGGCGGCGTGGTGGGTATCGCTGCTGCTGGCCGGCATCCCGGGCTGGGTGCCCTCCCCGGCCGCCGACCTGCTCGACCGGGTCCCCGGCGTCGACTGA
- a CDS encoding SsgA family sporulation/cell division regulator, with protein sequence MVEKHKVDVDVEVTLRLVVPDAGPVPLPVSLRYVAADPYAVRALFRGGDGETSVEWVFARDLLLEGLDRATGLGDVHVWPSRGVDGDIVVLALSSPDGRAVLHADADDMRLFVDRTLEVVPAGSEPLHLDVDDVVARLTA encoded by the coding sequence GTGGTCGAGAAGCACAAGGTCGACGTCGACGTCGAGGTCACCCTCCGTCTGGTGGTCCCGGACGCCGGTCCCGTCCCCCTGCCCGTGTCGCTGCGCTACGTCGCCGCCGACCCGTACGCCGTGCGCGCCCTGTTCCGCGGCGGCGACGGCGAGACGTCCGTGGAGTGGGTGTTCGCCCGCGACCTGCTGCTCGAGGGCCTCGACCGCGCCACCGGCCTCGGCGACGTCCACGTCTGGCCCTCGCGCGGGGTCGACGGTGACATCGTCGTGCTGGCGCTGTCCTCCCCCGACGGCCGCGCCGTGCTGCACGCCGACGCCGACGACATGCGGCTGTTCGTCGACCGCACGCTCGAGGTCGTCCCCGCCGGCAGCGAGCCCCTCCACCTGGACGTCGACGACGTCGTGGCGCGCCTGACCGCCTGA
- a CDS encoding IclR family transcriptional regulator domain-containing protein yields the protein MQRRGEDPDFVEAVARGLDVLTAFGPGRPAMSLSEVATETGLARPTARRILLTLQALGYARSTPRGWELTPRVLDLGTAYVQASGLWELARPHMEALVARTGESCSLAQLDGSDIVYVARVAVPKIIALQVSVGTRFPAVPTSLGKVLLAALDPADLAGVLAQPSRSGVQQRWQPSPAELDAALREVRAQGWALTDEQLAPGIRSVAAPLRDGDGRVVAAANVTVHAAETSVGTLLGEHLPLLLRTAADIGADLARVGALPVSGADRAAPALPARP from the coding sequence ATGCAGCGTCGCGGCGAGGACCCGGACTTCGTCGAGGCGGTCGCCCGCGGCCTGGACGTCCTCACGGCCTTCGGGCCCGGCCGCCCGGCGATGTCGCTGAGCGAGGTCGCGACCGAGACGGGCCTGGCCCGGCCCACCGCCCGGCGGATCCTGCTCACCCTGCAGGCGCTCGGCTACGCCCGGTCCACCCCGCGCGGCTGGGAGCTCACGCCGCGCGTCCTCGACCTGGGCACGGCCTACGTCCAGGCGTCCGGGCTCTGGGAGCTCGCCCGGCCGCACATGGAGGCCCTGGTCGCGCGCACCGGGGAGTCCTGCTCCCTGGCCCAGCTCGACGGCTCCGACATCGTCTACGTCGCCCGCGTCGCCGTCCCCAAGATCATCGCCCTGCAGGTGTCGGTGGGGACCCGGTTCCCGGCGGTGCCCACGTCGCTGGGCAAGGTGCTGCTCGCCGCGCTCGACCCCGCGGACCTCGCCGGCGTGCTGGCCCAGCCCAGCCGGTCCGGCGTGCAGCAGCGCTGGCAGCCCTCCCCCGCCGAGCTCGACGCCGCGCTGCGCGAGGTGCGCGCGCAGGGCTGGGCGCTCACCGACGAGCAGCTCGCCCCGGGCATCCGCTCGGTGGCCGCACCGCTGCGCGACGGCGACGGGCGCGTTGTGGCCGCCGCCAACGTCACCGTCCACGCCGCGGAGACGTCGGTGGGGACGCTGCTGGGGGAGCACCTGCCGCTGCTGCTGCGCACCGCCGCGGACATCGGCGCAGACCTGGCCCGGGTGGGCGCGCTGCCCGTCTCGGGCGCCGACCGGGCCGCGCCGGCACTGCCCGCCCGCCCCTGA
- a CDS encoding carbohydrate ABC transporter permease — translation MTAQPTTAPGTLVPAQGGPPRERTPAPRRRARRTVGDWATLALAVAVGALIAVPFLLILVNSFKSPADYSTGGPLSLPSALYTDGIVAFWERVDFPQKLWNSFVISGLVAVFAVTLSVLNAFALGIGRIKGRTWVVLLILLANMLPQEVLLYPLYFMFKEVGLYNSIWSVVIIFTVIQSAFGTYLLASVYGTFPKEMLEAAALDGASRLQILLRVVVPISRPTLSVLLIFFFIWTWNEFLIPLTFLVSNDVQTVPVAVTVLQGDRLMDVTTTSASALLGLLPTLVFFLVFQRTLTRGITAGAVK, via the coding sequence ATGACCGCGCAGCCCACCACCGCACCAGGCACCCTCGTCCCCGCCCAGGGCGGCCCGCCCCGCGAGCGCACCCCGGCCCCCCGGCGCCGGGCCCGCCGCACCGTCGGCGACTGGGCGACCCTCGCGCTCGCCGTCGCCGTCGGCGCGCTCATCGCCGTGCCGTTCCTGCTCATCCTCGTCAACTCCTTCAAGTCCCCGGCGGACTACAGCACCGGCGGCCCGCTGTCGCTGCCCTCGGCGCTCTACACCGATGGCATCGTCGCCTTCTGGGAGCGGGTCGACTTCCCGCAGAAGCTGTGGAACAGCTTCGTCATCTCCGGGCTCGTGGCGGTCTTCGCCGTCACGCTGTCGGTGCTCAACGCCTTCGCTCTCGGCATCGGGCGGATCAAGGGGCGGACCTGGGTCGTCCTGCTCATCCTGCTGGCCAACATGCTCCCGCAGGAGGTGCTGCTCTACCCGCTGTACTTCATGTTCAAGGAGGTCGGGCTCTACAACTCGATCTGGTCGGTGGTCATCATCTTCACCGTCATCCAGAGCGCGTTCGGCACCTACCTGCTGGCCAGCGTCTACGGCACGTTCCCCAAGGAGATGCTCGAGGCCGCGGCCCTGGACGGGGCGAGCCGGCTGCAGATCCTCCTGCGCGTCGTCGTCCCGATCTCGCGCCCGACCCTGTCGGTGCTGCTCATCTTCTTCTTCATCTGGACGTGGAACGAGTTCCTCATCCCGCTGACGTTCCTCGTCAGCAACGACGTGCAGACGGTCCCGGTCGCGGTGACGGTCCTGCAGGGCGACCGGCTCATGGACGTCACGACGACGTCGGCCTCCGCGCTGCTGGGGCTGCTCCCCACGCTCGTGTTCTTCCTCGTCTTCCAGCGCACCCTCACCCGGGGCATCACGGCAGGAGCAGTGAAGTGA
- a CDS encoding carbohydrate ABC transporter permease, translating into MPGQRRHTYWVYLVPGLALLTLVVLVPLVWNVYLTFTSYRGIRPPEFVGLDNWVELAGDTVFWTSFRNSVAMVVAMVVVPTGLGLVLAAMLFDLVGKKFGGRVASFLRATYYLPQILPGVIAAIVIGWILRPQNGALNTVLGAVGLDALQANWLGDPRTALPSIMVVLVWVQIGYPVVIFMAALQRVDPELYEAAELDGAGWFQRFRAITVSIIRPEIFVVVLTCAIAALKVFGPVYALTGGGPGTSTIVPAYYAYSEFFQSQQVGYGATIATALTVVIAVLAVAFVLVQARLERAEEQGR; encoded by the coding sequence ATCCCGGGCCAGCGCCGCCACACCTACTGGGTCTACCTGGTGCCGGGCCTCGCCCTGCTCACCCTCGTCGTCCTGGTGCCGCTGGTCTGGAACGTCTACCTGACGTTCACGTCCTACCGCGGCATCCGCCCGCCGGAGTTCGTCGGCCTGGACAACTGGGTAGAGCTCGCGGGCGACACCGTGTTCTGGACCTCGTTCCGCAACTCCGTGGCCATGGTCGTGGCGATGGTCGTCGTCCCGACCGGCCTGGGGCTCGTGCTCGCGGCGATGCTCTTCGACCTGGTCGGCAAGAAGTTCGGCGGCCGGGTCGCGAGCTTCCTGCGGGCCACGTACTACCTGCCGCAGATCCTCCCCGGCGTCATCGCCGCGATCGTCATCGGCTGGATCCTGCGGCCGCAGAACGGGGCGCTCAACACGGTGCTCGGGGCCGTCGGCCTGGACGCCCTGCAGGCCAACTGGCTCGGCGACCCCCGCACCGCGCTGCCCAGCATCATGGTCGTGCTCGTCTGGGTGCAGATCGGCTACCCGGTCGTCATCTTCATGGCGGCGCTGCAGCGGGTCGACCCGGAGCTGTACGAGGCCGCCGAGCTGGACGGCGCGGGCTGGTTCCAGCGCTTCCGCGCCATCACGGTGAGCATCATCCGGCCGGAGATCTTCGTCGTGGTCCTCACCTGCGCGATCGCCGCGCTCAAGGTGTTCGGGCCGGTCTACGCCCTCACCGGCGGGGGGCCCGGCACCTCGACGATCGTCCCCGCCTACTACGCCTACAGCGAGTTCTTCCAGTCCCAGCAGGTGGGCTACGGCGCGACCATCGCCACGGCGCTCACCGTCGTCATCGCCGTGCTCGCGGTGGCGTTCGTCCTCGTCCAGGCCAGGCTCGAACGAGCAGAGGAGCAGGGCCGATGA
- the glgX gene encoding glycogen debranching protein GlgX yields MDVWPGSPYPLGATYDGSGTNFAVFSEVATKVELCLLDDARRERERIEMPEADGFVHHVYLPGVQPGQRYGFRVHGPYDPSRGLRCNPSKLLLDPYAKAIEGMADGDESLYSYRFGKDDNRIQRLDSRLHTMHSVVVNPYFDWGNDRPPRKQYHETVIYEAHVRGMTQQHPGIPESIRGTYAGMAHPVMIDYLRDLGVTAVELMPVHQFVQDGHLQEKGLRNYWGYNTIGFFAPHNEYSATGQRGQQVQEFKGMVKALHEAGIEVILDVVYNHTAEGNEKGPTLAFRGLDNQAYYRLVEENPKHYYDTTGTGNSLLMRHPHVLQLIMDSLRYWVTEMHVDGFRFDLASTLARQFHEVDRLSAFFDLVQQDPVVSQVKLIAEPWDIGEGGYMVGNFPPLWTEWNGRYRDTVRDFWRGEAGSLGEFAGRITGSSDLYAHSGRKPIASINFVTAHDGFTMNDLVSYNERHNEANLEDGNDGESHNRSWNCGVEGPTDDPAVQQLRAQQHRNFLVTLLLSQGVPMILHGDELARTQGGNNNGYAQDSPITWMDWDLDEDQEVLLEFTRRLVAMRNGHPVFRRRRFFTGADAAGPGAGTTDTVADIAWLTLAGDRMSPQDWDNGYAQSVMVFLNGDAIAEPDTRGERIVDDSFLLLFNASPQDLDFSLPGLEYGEHWHVVVDTGDPAHLPPRTHSYTSGAAESSRLSSGRDAERLSRLAPGDARTVAARSVVVLRSDKRTHA; encoded by the coding sequence ATGGATGTGTGGCCCGGCAGCCCGTACCCCCTGGGGGCGACCTACGACGGGAGCGGCACCAACTTCGCCGTGTTCTCCGAGGTGGCGACCAAGGTCGAGCTGTGCCTGCTCGACGACGCCCGCCGCGAGCGCGAGCGGATCGAGATGCCCGAGGCCGACGGCTTCGTGCACCACGTATACCTGCCCGGCGTCCAGCCCGGCCAGCGCTACGGCTTCCGCGTGCACGGGCCGTACGACCCCTCGCGCGGCCTGCGCTGCAACCCCAGCAAGCTGCTGCTCGACCCGTACGCCAAGGCGATCGAGGGCATGGCCGACGGCGACGAGTCGCTGTACTCCTACCGCTTCGGCAAGGACGACAACCGGATCCAGCGCCTGGACTCCCGGCTGCACACGATGCACTCCGTCGTCGTCAACCCGTACTTCGACTGGGGCAACGACCGGCCGCCGCGCAAGCAGTACCACGAGACGGTCATCTACGAGGCCCACGTGCGCGGCATGACGCAGCAGCACCCCGGCATCCCCGAGTCCATCCGCGGCACCTACGCCGGCATGGCGCACCCGGTGATGATCGACTACCTGCGCGACCTGGGCGTGACCGCGGTCGAGCTCATGCCGGTGCACCAGTTCGTCCAGGACGGGCACCTGCAGGAGAAGGGGCTGCGCAACTACTGGGGCTACAACACCATCGGCTTCTTCGCGCCCCACAACGAGTACTCCGCCACCGGCCAGCGCGGCCAGCAGGTCCAGGAGTTCAAGGGCATGGTCAAGGCCCTGCACGAGGCAGGCATCGAGGTCATCCTCGACGTGGTCTACAACCACACCGCCGAGGGCAACGAGAAGGGCCCGACCCTGGCCTTCCGCGGCCTGGACAACCAGGCGTACTACCGCCTGGTCGAGGAGAACCCCAAGCACTACTACGACACCACCGGCACCGGGAACAGCCTGCTCATGCGGCACCCCCACGTGCTGCAGCTGATCATGGACTCGCTGCGCTACTGGGTGACCGAGATGCACGTCGACGGCTTCCGCTTCGACCTGGCCTCCACCCTGGCCCGGCAGTTCCACGAGGTCGACCGGCTGAGCGCGTTCTTCGACCTGGTCCAGCAGGACCCGGTCGTCAGCCAGGTCAAGCTCATCGCCGAGCCGTGGGACATCGGCGAGGGCGGCTACATGGTCGGCAACTTCCCGCCGCTGTGGACGGAGTGGAACGGCCGCTACCGCGACACCGTCCGCGACTTCTGGCGCGGCGAGGCCGGGTCGCTGGGCGAGTTCGCGGGCCGCATCACCGGCTCCTCGGACCTGTACGCGCACTCCGGCCGCAAGCCGATCGCGAGCATCAACTTCGTCACCGCGCACGACGGCTTCACGATGAACGACCTGGTGTCGTACAACGAGCGGCACAACGAGGCCAACCTCGAGGACGGCAACGACGGCGAGAGCCACAACCGCTCGTGGAACTGCGGCGTCGAGGGCCCGACCGACGACCCCGCGGTGCAGCAGCTCCGCGCCCAGCAGCACCGCAACTTCCTCGTCACGCTGCTGCTCAGCCAGGGCGTGCCGATGATCCTGCACGGCGACGAGCTCGCCCGGACCCAGGGCGGCAACAACAACGGCTACGCGCAGGACAGCCCCATCACGTGGATGGACTGGGACCTCGACGAGGACCAGGAGGTGCTGCTGGAGTTCACCCGCCGCCTGGTGGCCATGCGCAACGGCCACCCGGTGTTCCGCCGCCGCCGCTTCTTCACCGGCGCCGACGCCGCCGGGCCGGGTGCCGGCACCACGGACACCGTCGCGGACATCGCCTGGCTGACGCTGGCCGGGGACCGGATGAGCCCGCAGGACTGGGACAACGGCTACGCCCAGTCGGTCATGGTGTTCCTCAACGGCGACGCCATCGCCGAGCCGGACACCCGCGGCGAGCGGATCGTCGACGACAGCTTCCTGCTGCTGTTCAACGCCTCCCCGCAGGACCTCGACTTCTCGCTGCCCGGCCTGGAGTACGGCGAGCACTGGCACGTCGTCGTCGACACCGGCGACCCCGCCCACCTGCCGCCGCGGACGCACTCGTACACCTCGGGCGCGGCGGAGTCGAGCAGGCTGTCCAGCGGCCGCGACGCCGAGCGGCTGTCGCGGCTGGCCCCCGGGGACGCGCGCACCGTCGCGGCCCGCTCTGTCGTGGTGCTGCGCAGCGACAAGCGGACCCACGCGTGA
- a CDS encoding ABC transporter substrate-binding protein yields the protein MRNSRLQIGTTVLVVGALALAACGGGGDDAAAGGEGDTLRLWHFESDTSAMGIAWEEAIATFEEETGATVEFEERSFEQIRTTASQVLNSDEAPDILEYNKGNATAGLLASQGLLSPLDDAVEEYGWDSQLAPALQTTARYDESGIMGSGSWYGVPNYGEFVEFYYNEDMFAEYGVEVPTSTEELEVAMQTFADAGVTPLAEAASEYPLGQLWYQLALSKADREWVDSYQLYADDVDFTGEQISYATETVKAWSDAGYISSDATGLAAEDAGVAFIDGEYPMFYSGSWWHNRFTTEIEGFEFGTFLYPGAEMSPGSAGNMWVIPVEARNPELAAQFIDITMRPEIQALIGNNGGVPVAADPADIEDEKSQELIENFNTLNERDGLAFYPDWPTATFYDDLNAGLQELLNGTLTPAEVNEQLGQQYADGVADITG from the coding sequence ATGAGGAACAGCAGGCTGCAGATCGGCACGACCGTCCTGGTCGTCGGGGCGCTCGCGCTCGCGGCGTGCGGCGGCGGGGGCGACGACGCCGCGGCCGGGGGCGAGGGGGACACCCTGCGCCTGTGGCACTTCGAGTCCGACACCAGCGCCATGGGCATCGCCTGGGAGGAGGCCATCGCCACCTTCGAGGAGGAGACCGGCGCCACGGTCGAGTTCGAGGAGCGCAGCTTCGAGCAGATCCGCACCACCGCCAGCCAGGTGCTCAACTCCGACGAGGCGCCCGACATCCTCGAGTACAACAAGGGCAACGCCACCGCCGGCCTGCTCGCGAGCCAGGGCCTGCTGAGCCCGCTCGACGACGCGGTCGAGGAGTACGGCTGGGACTCCCAGCTCGCGCCGGCCCTGCAGACCACGGCCCGCTACGACGAGTCCGGGATCATGGGCTCCGGCAGCTGGTACGGCGTCCCCAACTACGGCGAGTTCGTGGAGTTCTACTACAACGAGGACATGTTCGCCGAGTACGGCGTCGAGGTGCCGACCAGCACCGAGGAGCTCGAGGTGGCGATGCAGACGTTCGCCGACGCGGGCGTCACGCCGCTGGCGGAGGCCGCCTCGGAGTACCCGCTCGGGCAGCTCTGGTACCAGCTCGCCCTCAGCAAGGCCGACCGCGAGTGGGTCGACAGCTACCAGCTGTACGCCGACGACGTGGACTTCACCGGCGAGCAGATCAGCTACGCCACCGAGACCGTGAAGGCGTGGTCCGACGCCGGCTACATCTCCTCCGACGCGACCGGCCTGGCGGCCGAGGACGCCGGTGTCGCGTTCATCGACGGCGAGTACCCGATGTTCTACTCGGGCAGCTGGTGGCACAACCGGTTCACGACCGAGATCGAGGGCTTCGAGTTCGGCACGTTCCTGTACCCCGGCGCCGAGATGTCCCCCGGGTCTGCCGGCAACATGTGGGTGATCCCGGTCGAGGCCCGCAACCCCGAGCTCGCCGCGCAGTTCATCGACATCACCATGCGCCCGGAGATCCAGGCCCTGATCGGCAACAACGGCGGCGTGCCCGTCGCCGCGGACCCCGCCGACATCGAGGACGAGAAGTCGCAGGAGCTCATCGAGAACTTCAACACCCTCAACGAGCGCGACGGCCTGGCGTTCTACCCCGACTGGCCCACCGCCACCTTCTACGACGACCTCAACGCCGGCCTGCAGGAGCTGCTCAACGGGACCCTGACCCCGGCCGAGGTCAACGAGCAGCTCGGCCAGCAGTACGCCGACGGCGTCGCGGACATCACGGGCTGA
- a CDS encoding LacI family DNA-binding transcriptional regulator, translating into MTSIHDVARAAGVSISTVSYALSGKRRITETTRRKVEDAVRELGYRPHAGARMLAGSQTFILAVTEPLRSYTYAPAHMAFVLAVAGAARRHDYDVLLLTQEEATAGLRRVTSSRLVDGIVVLDVTTDDDRVALVRTLDVPSVVVGVPADTDGLVCVDLDFEAAARLVVDRLADAGHRVVGLLGHPHAVYVQGSNFPPRVRDAFLARAQERGLEARFVMPERDTASARAAVTELLGPDGDCTGLVMHCEESVQTTALDLLRERGLAVPGDVSVVSVASTFDTAALPVPLDVVPLVPERSCDRAVELVMAQLAGGVEPVVELLEPTYVAHGSVGPPP; encoded by the coding sequence ATGACGAGCATCCACGACGTCGCCCGGGCCGCCGGGGTGTCGATCAGCACCGTGTCGTACGCCCTCAGCGGCAAGCGGCGCATCACCGAGACCACCCGCCGCAAGGTGGAGGACGCCGTCCGCGAGCTCGGCTACCGGCCGCACGCCGGGGCCCGGATGCTCGCCGGCAGCCAGACCTTCATCCTCGCCGTCACCGAACCGCTGCGCTCCTACACCTACGCGCCCGCCCACATGGCGTTCGTGCTCGCCGTGGCGGGCGCCGCCCGCCGCCACGACTACGACGTGCTGCTCCTCACCCAGGAGGAGGCCACGGCCGGCCTGCGCAGGGTGACGTCGAGCCGGCTCGTCGACGGCATCGTCGTGCTGGACGTGACGACCGACGACGACCGGGTCGCGCTCGTCCGCACCCTCGACGTGCCGTCCGTGGTGGTCGGCGTCCCCGCCGACACCGATGGCCTGGTGTGCGTCGACCTGGACTTCGAGGCCGCGGCACGGCTGGTCGTCGACCGCCTCGCCGACGCCGGCCACCGGGTCGTCGGCCTGCTCGGGCACCCGCACGCGGTGTACGTCCAGGGGTCGAACTTCCCGCCCCGGGTGCGCGACGCGTTCCTCGCCCGGGCGCAGGAGCGCGGCCTCGAGGCGCGCTTCGTCATGCCCGAGCGCGACACGGCCTCCGCGCGGGCGGCCGTCACCGAGCTGCTCGGCCCGGACGGCGACTGCACGGGCCTCGTCATGCACTGCGAGGAGTCGGTCCAGACCACCGCGCTGGACCTGCTCCGCGAGCGCGGCCTGGCCGTGCCGGGCGACGTGTCCGTCGTGTCCGTCGCCTCGACGTTCGACACCGCCGCCCTGCCCGTGCCGCTGGACGTGGTGCCGCTGGTGCCCGAGCGCAGCTGCGACCGCGCCGTCGAGCTCGTCATGGCGCAGCTCGCGGGGGGCGTCGAGCCCGTCGTCGAGCTCCTCGAGCCGACGTACGTCGCGCACGGCTCCGTGGGGCCGCCGCCGTGA